The following proteins are encoded in a genomic region of Magnolia sinica isolate HGM2019 chromosome 1, MsV1, whole genome shotgun sequence:
- the LOC131237278 gene encoding uncharacterized protein LOC131237278, whose protein sequence is MSWTNRAWIVATSVGAVEALKDQGFCRRNYALRSLHQQAKKNIRSYTQAQRLSPSLDSSSSSSSSSSNIAALKRRRDREEKQKQSEESLRKVMYLSCWGPN, encoded by the coding sequence ATGAGTTGGACGAACAGAGCGTGGATCGTCGCTACCAGCGTGGGAGCCGTAGAAGCGCTGAAAGATCAGGGCTTCTGCAGACGGAACTACGCCTTGAGATCATTACATCAGCAGGCGAAGAAGAACATCCGATCGTATACGCAAGCCCAgagactctctccctctctcgattcttcttcttcttcttcttcttcttcttctaatatAGCAGCATTGAAGAGAAGAAGAGATAGAGAGGAGAAGCAAAAGCAATCAGAAGAGTCGCTGAGGAAAGTGATGTATTTGAGCTGTTGGGGTCCCAACTGA